In the genome of Lynx canadensis isolate LIC74 chromosome X, mLynCan4.pri.v2, whole genome shotgun sequence, one region contains:
- the MID1IP1 gene encoding mid1-interacting protein 1, with product MMQICDTYNQKHSLFNAMNRFIGAVNNMDQTVMVPSLLRDVPLAEPGLDNDVGVEVGGSGECLEERTPPAPGPGSANGSFFAPSRDMYSHYVLLKSIRNDIEWGVLHQPPPPSGSEESNAWKSKDILVDLSHLEGAEAGEEDLEQQFHYHLRGLHTVLSKLTRKANILTNRYKQEIGFGNWGH from the coding sequence ATGATGCAGATCTGCGACACCTACAACCAGAAGCACTCGCTCTTTAATGCCATGAACCGCTTCATCGGCGCGGTGAACAACATGGACCAGACGGTGATGGTTCCCAGCCTGCTGCGCGACGTGCCCCTGGCCGAGCCCGGGCTGGACAACGATGTCGGCGTGGAGGTGGGCGGCAGCGGCGAATGCCTGGAGGAGCGCacgcccccggcccccggcccggGCAGCGCCAACGGCAGCTTTTTCGCGCCCTCCCGGGACATGTACAGCCACTACGTGCTGCTCAAGTCCATCCGCAACGATATCGAGTGGGGGGTCCTGCACCAGCCGCCACCGCCGTCAGGGAGTGAAGAGAGCAACGCCTGGAAGTCCAAGGACATCCTGGTGGACCTGAGCCACCTAGAGGGCGCGGAAGCCGGCGAGGAGGACCTGGAACAGCAGTTCCACTACCACCTGCGCGGGCTGCACACTGTGCTCTCCAAACTCACGCGCAAAGccaacatcctcaccaacagaTACAAGCAGGAGATCGGCTTCGGCAATTGGGGCCACTGA